In Taeniopygia guttata chromosome 23, bTaeGut7.mat, whole genome shotgun sequence, the following are encoded in one genomic region:
- the LOC100227613 gene encoding zinc finger MYM-type protein 4 isoform X6, with product MAEATEEGPGPRGRFEDKSDAVFDITEKCGEILDAEMSEDADHNLTPALDSLSFGVPNRAGPENSLQVHNQVEETLRTQLAPQTPETNFREYGQQPKSQEGELKISAVFSVSGNPLVPQLSSGFQPAVASSGMSKMLPSVPSTAVRVSCSGCKKFLQKGQTAYQRKGSTQLFCSTLCLTGYTIPASRPPASTKKTCSSCSKEILNPKDVITAQFDNTDSSKDFCSQSCLSTYELKRKPIVTIHTNSISSKCSMCQKNAVIRHEVNYQNVVHKLCSDACFSQFRSANNLTMNCCEYCGGYCYSGSGQCHILQIEGQSKKFCSSICMTGYKQKSAKITPCTLCKSLRSSAEMVEGTNNLGKMELFCSVNCLSAYRVKMVTSSGVQVQCNSCKTSANPQYHLAMSDGSIRNFCSYNCVVAFQNLFNKPAGLNSSVVPLSQGQVIVSISSGTVVSATGTTSTVSPSSTSTPAAAGLQRLAAQCQQVTFTRSVVKIKCQHCNRSFATKPELLDYKGKMFQFCGKTCCDDYKKKSNMTALCEYCRFEKIIKETVRVSGIDKTFCSEVCKLLYKHDLSKRWGNHCKMCSYCLQTAPKLVRNHFGGKTEEFCSEECMSKFTVLFYQMAKCDGCKRQGKLNESIKWQGEMKHFCNLLCILLFCKQQGAPDPPLPNNTANLSMAPASSSGPPSLRKDSTPVIANVVSLASTPAAQPTVNSNNVLQGAVPTVTAKTIGDASTQTDALKLPSSKPPRLLKNKALLCKPITQTKATSCRPHTQNKECQTEEEAPAPPQIIVVPVPVPVFVPVPLHLYTQYTPVPLGMPVPVPVPMLIPTTPDNADKIIENIQENKEKMSINPFEADLLQMAEMIAEDAEREKTHSHGGSQTSEHELFLDPKIFEKDQGSTYSGDLESEAVSTPHSWEEELNHYTLRSNALPEPDPELKQFSKGDVEQDLEADFPSDSFDPLSKGPGLHSRSRARRRHRDGFPQPKRRGRKKSVAAVEPRSLMQGSYPGCSVSGMTLKYMYGVNAWKNWVQWKNAQEEQGDLKFSVHPVKLKEDILSCTFAELSFGLCQFIQEVRRPNGEKYDPDSILYLCLGIQQYLFENGRIDNIFTEPYSRFMIELTKLLKIWEPTILPNGYMFSRIEEEHLWECKQLGAYSPIVLLNTLLFFNTKYFQLKNVSEHLKLSFAHVMRRTRTLKYNTKMTYLRFFPPFQKQEVESDKLSVGKRKRSEDEEVPTAVEMAENTDNPLRCPVRLYEFYLSKCSESVKQRSDVFYLQPERSCVPNSPIWYSTLPIDPGTLDIMLTRILMVREVHEELAKVKSEDSDIELSD from the exons tttgaaGATAAATCTGATGCGGTATTTGATATTACAGAAAAAT gtGGTGAAATTCTGGATGCAGAGATGTCTGAGGACGCTGACCACAACTTAACACCCGCCCTCGACAGCTTGTCTTTTGGAGTACCGAATCGAGCAGGACCTGAGAATTCACTGCAGG TTCATAATCAAGTAGAAGAAACATTACGGACGCAGTTAGCGCCACAAACTCCAGAAACTAACTTCAGG GAGTACGGCCAGCAGCCAAAATCTCAGGAAGGGGAGCTGAAAATCAGTGCTGTATTTTCAGTCAGTGGCAATCCTCTTG ttccaCAGCTGTCATCAGGTTTCCAGCCTGCTGTGGCATCCTCTGGCATGAGTAAAATGCTACCCTCAGTTCCAAGCACAGCTGTTCGGGTTTCCTGTTCTGGCTGTAAAAAATTCCTGCAGAAGGGGCAAACTGCCTACCAGAGGAAAGGCTCAACCCAGCTCTTCTGCTCCACACTGTGCCTCACTGGATACACCATTCCAGCTTCTCGCCCACCAGCTTCTACCAAGAAAACCTGCTCAAGCTGCTCAAA aGAAATTCTAAACCCAAAGGACGTAATCACTGCCCAGTTTGACAACACAGACTCCAGTAAAGATTTCTGCAGCCAGTCTTGTCTGTCCACATATGAACTGAAAAGGAAACCCATTGTCACTATCCACACCAACAGCATTTCCAGCAAGTGCAGCATGTGCCAGAAGAATGCAGTG ATCAGGCACGAGGTGAATTACCAGAACGTGGTGCACAAGCTCTGCAGCGATGCCTGTTTCTCCCAGTTCCGCTCGGCCAACAACCTGACCATGAACTGCTGTGAATATTGTGGGGGCTACTGCTACAGTGGCTCTGGCCAGTGTCACATCCTGCAGATAGAGGGACAGTCCAAAAAGTTCTGCAGTTCCATATGTATGACAGGTTACAAGCAG AAGTCAGCTAAAATTACACCCTGCACACTGTGTAAATCTCTGAGATCTTCAGCTGAGATGGTGGAGGGCACAAATAACTTGGGGAAGATGGAACTCTTTTGTTCTGTTAACTGTTTGTCAGCCTACAGAGTAAAAATGGTCACTTCTTCAG GTGTTCAAGTTCAGTGCAACAGCTGTAAAACCTCAGCAAACCCTCAGTATCACTTGGCTATGTCAGATGGGAGCATACGCAATTTTTGCAGCTACAATTGTGTAGTAGCTTTTCAG AATCTCTTCAACAAGCCTGCAGGACTGAACTCCTCAGTGGTGCCCCTGTCTCAGGGCCAGGTCATTGTGAGCATCTCCTCGGGGACAGTGGTCTCAGCCACTGGCACCACCTCGACTGTGTCCCCCAGCTCCACGAGcaccccagctgcagcagggctccaGAGGTTGGctgcccagtgccagcaggtCACCTTTACCCGCTCTGTTGTGAAAATCAAGTGTCAGCACTGTAACAGATCATTTGCCACCAAACCAGAACTGCTTGATTACAAG GGTAAAATGTTCCAGTTCTGTGGGAAGACCTGCTGTGATGACTATAAGAAGAAGAGCAATATGACAGCTTTATGTGAATACTGCAGGTTTGAGAAAATTATCAAGGAGACAGTGAGAGTCTCAGGCATAGATAAAACATTCTGTAGTGAAG tttgtAAACTGCTCTATAAACATGATTTGTCTAAGCGCTGGGGAAACCACTGTAAAATGTGCAGTTACTGTTTACAAACTGCCCCCAAACTGGTCCGGAATCACTTTGGGGGGAAAACGGAGGAATTTTGCTCAGAGGAGTGCATGTCTAAATTCACTGTTTTGTTTTACCAG ATGGCAAAGTGTGATGGTTGTAAGAGACAAGGTAAACTCAACGAGTCCATAAAATGGCAAGGGGAGATGAAGCATTTTTGCAATCTGCTTTGTATTCTGTTGTTCTGTAAACAGCAAGGTGCTCCTGACCCTCCACTCCCAAACAACACAG CAAACCTTTCCATGGCACCAGCCTCCTCCTCAGGCCCTCCTTCTTTAAGAAAGGACTCAACCCCTGTCATAGCAAACGTGGTGTCCCTTGCAAGCACCCCAGCTGCCCAGCCTACTGTTAACTCCAACAATGTTTTACAGG gtGCAGTTCCTACTGTGACAGCAAAAACAATAGGAGAT GCAAGTACCCAGACAGATGCCCTAAAGCTCCCATCATCAAAACCACCCAGgcttctgaaaaacaaagctTTATTGTGTAAGCCAATCACCCAGACTAAGGCCACCTCGTGCAGACCTCACACACAGAACAAAGAATGCCAGACAG AAGAAGAAGCACCTGCTCCACCCCAGATCATTGTGGTACCTGttcctgtgccagtgtttgTGCCAGTGCCCCTCCACCTCTACACCCAGTACACACCAGTTCCCCTGGGAATGCCAGTACCT GTACCAGTTCCCATGCTCATCCCAACTACCCCGGATAATGCTGATAAGATCATtgaaaatattcaggaaaacaaggaaaagatgTCCATTAATCCATTTGAAGCTGATCTCCTTCAGATGGCAGAAATGATTGCAGAAgatgcagagagagaaaaaacacactCTCATGGTG GATCTCAAACATCCGAGCACGAGCTCTTCCTGGACCCGAAGATTTTTGAGAAAG ACCAGGGCAGCACATACAGTGGAGATCTGGAATCAGAAGCAGTGTCCACTCCACACAGCTGGGAGGAGGAGTTGAATCACTACACCTTACGATCCAATGCCCTGCCAGAACCTGATCCAGAACTCAAGCAGTTCTCCAAAGGTGATGTGGAACAGGATCTGGAGGCAGATTTCCCATCAG ACTCATTTGACCCTCTCAGTAAAGGACCGGGTTTACATTCACGTTCACGGGCAAGACGGAGACACAGGGATGGCTTCCCACAGCCAAAAAGAAGG GGACGGAAGAAGTCTGTAGCTGCTGTGGAGCCCCGGAGTCTGATGCAGGGCTCCTACCCTGGCTGCTCTGTTTCTGGGATGACCCTGAAGTACATGTATGGGGTAAATGCCTGGAAAAACTGGGTCCAATGGAAAAATGCACAGGAGGAACAAGGGGACCTGAAGTTCTCAG TTCATCCTGTGAAGCTCAAGGAGGACATTCTCTCATGCACATTTGCTGAGCTGAGTTTTGGCTTGTGCCAGTTTATTCAAGAGGTGCGGAGACCAAACGGAGAAAAATACGACCCTGACAGCATCTTATACTTGTGCCTTGGAATTCAGCAG taCCTGTTTGAGAATGGTAGAATAGATAACATTTTCACCGAGCCCTATTCCAGGTTTATGATTGAACTTACAAAACTTTTGAAAATCTGGGAACCTACAATTCTTCCAAATG GTTATATGTTCTCAAGAATTGAAGAGGAACACTTGTGGGAATGTAAGCAGCTGGGTGCATATTCCCCCATCGTTTTGTTGAACACCCTTTTGTTCTTCAACACCAAATACTTCCAACTAAAGAATGTCAGTGAGCACCTGAAACTGTCCTTTGCCCATGTTATGAGGCGCACCCGAACTCTGAAGTATAATACTAAGATGACATATTTACGTTTTTTCCCACCCTTTCAAAAACAAGAGGTAGAATCAG ATAAATTATCAGTAGGCAAAAGGAAACGCAGTGAAGATGAGGAGGTTCCAACAGCAGTGGAAATGGCTGAAAACACAGATAATCCCCTCCGGTGTCCAGTCCGACTTTATGAATTTTACTTATCAAAATG TTCTGAAAGCGTGAAGCAGAGGAGTGATGTGTTCTACCTGCAGCCCGAGCGCTCCTGTGTTCCCAACAGCCCCATATGGTATTCCACGTTGCCAATAGACCCAGGAACCTTGGACATCATGTTAACAAGGATTCTTATGGTGAGGGAGGTACACGAAGAACTTGCCAAAGTCAAATCAGAGGACTCTGATATTGAGTTATCAGACTAA
- the LOC100227613 gene encoding zinc finger MYM-type protein 4 isoform X2: protein MAEATEEGPGPRGRFEDKSDAVFDITEKCGEILDAEMSEDADHNLTPALDSLSFGVPNRAGPENSLQGDDHDYFLNSGDLAGIPVIGSDNEDDQNFTPKDTLSSEIHDEDHLEEGKRIPDNELDSEKEIQVQNAIQKDLTSPFEQGPVFKSLQKDFSVTRDNGKETFSAKDKNREGHFQEHEKRLEKIPKDTDSRLKSSFLDKAVHNQVEETLRTQLAPQTPETNFRESSYLFSSKESIGQELGNSFAPNIRIKKEPLDDEYAKAMAPQQGLLDKIKDEPGNSEEYGQQPKSQEGELKISAVFSVSGNPLVPQLSSGFQPAVASSGMSKMLPSVPSTAVRVSCSGCKKFLQKGQTAYQRKGSTQLFCSTLCLTGYTIPASRPPASTKKTCSSCSKEILNPKDVITAQFDNTDSSKDFCSQSCLSTYELKRKPIVTIHTNSISSKCSMCQKNAVIRHEVNYQNVVHKLCSDACFSQFRSANNLTMNCCEYCGGYCYSGSGQCHILQIEGQSKKFCSSICMTGYKQKSAKITPCTLCKSLRSSAEMVEGTNNLGKMELFCSVNCLSAYRVKMVTSSGVQVQCNSCKTSANPQYHLAMSDGSIRNFCSYNCVVAFQNLFNKPAGLNSSVVPLSQGQVIVSISSGTVVSATGTTSTVSPSSTSTPAAAGLQRLAAQCQQVTFTRSVVKIKCQHCNRSFATKPELLDYKGKMFQFCGKTCCDDYKKKSNMTALCEYCRFEKIIKETVRVSGIDKTFCSEVCKLLYKHDLSKRWGNHCKMCSYCLQTAPKLVRNHFGGKTEEFCSEECMSKFTVLFYQMAKCDGCKRQGKLNESIKWQGEMKHFCNLLCILLFCKQQGAPDPPLPNNTGAVPTVTAKTIGDASTQTDALKLPSSKPPRLLKNKALLCKPITQTKATSCRPHTQNKECQTEEEAPAPPQIIVVPVPVPVFVPVPLHLYTQYTPVPLGMPVPVPVPMLIPTTPDNADKIIENIQENKEKMSINPFEADLLQMAEMIAEDAEREKTHSHGGSQTSEHELFLDPKIFEKDQGSTYSGDLESEAVSTPHSWEEELNHYTLRSNALPEPDPELKQFSKGDVEQDLEADFPSDSFDPLSKGPGLHSRSRARRRHRDGFPQPKRRGRKKSVAAVEPRSLMQGSYPGCSVSGMTLKYMYGVNAWKNWVQWKNAQEEQGDLKFSVHPVKLKEDILSCTFAELSFGLCQFIQEVRRPNGEKYDPDSILYLCLGIQQYLFENGRIDNIFTEPYSRFMIELTKLLKIWEPTILPNGYMFSRIEEEHLWECKQLGAYSPIVLLNTLLFFNTKYFQLKNVSEHLKLSFAHVMRRTRTLKYNTKMTYLRFFPPFQKQEVESDKLSVGKRKRSEDEEVPTAVEMAENTDNPLRCPVRLYEFYLSKCSESVKQRSDVFYLQPERSCVPNSPIWYSTLPIDPGTLDIMLTRILMVREVHEELAKVKSEDSDIELSD, encoded by the exons tttgaaGATAAATCTGATGCGGTATTTGATATTACAGAAAAAT gtGGTGAAATTCTGGATGCAGAGATGTCTGAGGACGCTGACCACAACTTAACACCCGCCCTCGACAGCTTGTCTTTTGGAGTACCGAATCGAGCAGGACCTGAGAATTCACTGCAGGGTGATGATCATGATTATTTTCTGAACTCTGGGGATCTTGCAGGCATACCTGTTATTGGGAGTGACAACGAAGATGATCAGAATTTCACTCCAAAAGACACTCTTTCTTCAGAAATTCATGATGAAGATCATCTGGAAGAGGGCAAGAGAATTCCAGATAATGAACTGgacagtgaaaaagaaattcaggtTCAGAATGCAATCCAGAAGGATCTCACTTCCCCCTTTGAGCAGGGCCCTGTATTTAAATCACTTCAAAAAGATTTTAGCGTAACACGAGATAATGGCAAAGAGACTTTTTCAGCAAAGGACAAGAATAGAGAAGGACATTTTCAAGAACATGAAAAACGGTTGGAAAAAATCCCTAAAGATACGGATTCTAGattgaaaagcagttttcttgACAAAGCAG TTCATAATCAAGTAGAAGAAACATTACGGACGCAGTTAGCGCCACAAACTCCAGAAACTAACTTCAGG GAGTCTAGCTACCTATTTTCTAGTAAGGAATCTATTGGACAAGAGCTGGGGAATTCCTTTGCACCAAATATTAGAATTAAGAAGGAGCCTTTGGATGACGAATATGCTAAAGCTATGGCCCCACAGCAGGGACTGTTAGACAAAATTAAAGATGAACCTGGTAATTCTGAG GAGTACGGCCAGCAGCCAAAATCTCAGGAAGGGGAGCTGAAAATCAGTGCTGTATTTTCAGTCAGTGGCAATCCTCTTG ttccaCAGCTGTCATCAGGTTTCCAGCCTGCTGTGGCATCCTCTGGCATGAGTAAAATGCTACCCTCAGTTCCAAGCACAGCTGTTCGGGTTTCCTGTTCTGGCTGTAAAAAATTCCTGCAGAAGGGGCAAACTGCCTACCAGAGGAAAGGCTCAACCCAGCTCTTCTGCTCCACACTGTGCCTCACTGGATACACCATTCCAGCTTCTCGCCCACCAGCTTCTACCAAGAAAACCTGCTCAAGCTGCTCAAA aGAAATTCTAAACCCAAAGGACGTAATCACTGCCCAGTTTGACAACACAGACTCCAGTAAAGATTTCTGCAGCCAGTCTTGTCTGTCCACATATGAACTGAAAAGGAAACCCATTGTCACTATCCACACCAACAGCATTTCCAGCAAGTGCAGCATGTGCCAGAAGAATGCAGTG ATCAGGCACGAGGTGAATTACCAGAACGTGGTGCACAAGCTCTGCAGCGATGCCTGTTTCTCCCAGTTCCGCTCGGCCAACAACCTGACCATGAACTGCTGTGAATATTGTGGGGGCTACTGCTACAGTGGCTCTGGCCAGTGTCACATCCTGCAGATAGAGGGACAGTCCAAAAAGTTCTGCAGTTCCATATGTATGACAGGTTACAAGCAG AAGTCAGCTAAAATTACACCCTGCACACTGTGTAAATCTCTGAGATCTTCAGCTGAGATGGTGGAGGGCACAAATAACTTGGGGAAGATGGAACTCTTTTGTTCTGTTAACTGTTTGTCAGCCTACAGAGTAAAAATGGTCACTTCTTCAG GTGTTCAAGTTCAGTGCAACAGCTGTAAAACCTCAGCAAACCCTCAGTATCACTTGGCTATGTCAGATGGGAGCATACGCAATTTTTGCAGCTACAATTGTGTAGTAGCTTTTCAG AATCTCTTCAACAAGCCTGCAGGACTGAACTCCTCAGTGGTGCCCCTGTCTCAGGGCCAGGTCATTGTGAGCATCTCCTCGGGGACAGTGGTCTCAGCCACTGGCACCACCTCGACTGTGTCCCCCAGCTCCACGAGcaccccagctgcagcagggctccaGAGGTTGGctgcccagtgccagcaggtCACCTTTACCCGCTCTGTTGTGAAAATCAAGTGTCAGCACTGTAACAGATCATTTGCCACCAAACCAGAACTGCTTGATTACAAG GGTAAAATGTTCCAGTTCTGTGGGAAGACCTGCTGTGATGACTATAAGAAGAAGAGCAATATGACAGCTTTATGTGAATACTGCAGGTTTGAGAAAATTATCAAGGAGACAGTGAGAGTCTCAGGCATAGATAAAACATTCTGTAGTGAAG tttgtAAACTGCTCTATAAACATGATTTGTCTAAGCGCTGGGGAAACCACTGTAAAATGTGCAGTTACTGTTTACAAACTGCCCCCAAACTGGTCCGGAATCACTTTGGGGGGAAAACGGAGGAATTTTGCTCAGAGGAGTGCATGTCTAAATTCACTGTTTTGTTTTACCAG ATGGCAAAGTGTGATGGTTGTAAGAGACAAGGTAAACTCAACGAGTCCATAAAATGGCAAGGGGAGATGAAGCATTTTTGCAATCTGCTTTGTATTCTGTTGTTCTGTAAACAGCAAGGTGCTCCTGACCCTCCACTCCCAAACAACACAG gtGCAGTTCCTACTGTGACAGCAAAAACAATAGGAGAT GCAAGTACCCAGACAGATGCCCTAAAGCTCCCATCATCAAAACCACCCAGgcttctgaaaaacaaagctTTATTGTGTAAGCCAATCACCCAGACTAAGGCCACCTCGTGCAGACCTCACACACAGAACAAAGAATGCCAGACAG AAGAAGAAGCACCTGCTCCACCCCAGATCATTGTGGTACCTGttcctgtgccagtgtttgTGCCAGTGCCCCTCCACCTCTACACCCAGTACACACCAGTTCCCCTGGGAATGCCAGTACCT GTACCAGTTCCCATGCTCATCCCAACTACCCCGGATAATGCTGATAAGATCATtgaaaatattcaggaaaacaaggaaaagatgTCCATTAATCCATTTGAAGCTGATCTCCTTCAGATGGCAGAAATGATTGCAGAAgatgcagagagagaaaaaacacactCTCATGGTG GATCTCAAACATCCGAGCACGAGCTCTTCCTGGACCCGAAGATTTTTGAGAAAG ACCAGGGCAGCACATACAGTGGAGATCTGGAATCAGAAGCAGTGTCCACTCCACACAGCTGGGAGGAGGAGTTGAATCACTACACCTTACGATCCAATGCCCTGCCAGAACCTGATCCAGAACTCAAGCAGTTCTCCAAAGGTGATGTGGAACAGGATCTGGAGGCAGATTTCCCATCAG ACTCATTTGACCCTCTCAGTAAAGGACCGGGTTTACATTCACGTTCACGGGCAAGACGGAGACACAGGGATGGCTTCCCACAGCCAAAAAGAAGG GGACGGAAGAAGTCTGTAGCTGCTGTGGAGCCCCGGAGTCTGATGCAGGGCTCCTACCCTGGCTGCTCTGTTTCTGGGATGACCCTGAAGTACATGTATGGGGTAAATGCCTGGAAAAACTGGGTCCAATGGAAAAATGCACAGGAGGAACAAGGGGACCTGAAGTTCTCAG TTCATCCTGTGAAGCTCAAGGAGGACATTCTCTCATGCACATTTGCTGAGCTGAGTTTTGGCTTGTGCCAGTTTATTCAAGAGGTGCGGAGACCAAACGGAGAAAAATACGACCCTGACAGCATCTTATACTTGTGCCTTGGAATTCAGCAG taCCTGTTTGAGAATGGTAGAATAGATAACATTTTCACCGAGCCCTATTCCAGGTTTATGATTGAACTTACAAAACTTTTGAAAATCTGGGAACCTACAATTCTTCCAAATG GTTATATGTTCTCAAGAATTGAAGAGGAACACTTGTGGGAATGTAAGCAGCTGGGTGCATATTCCCCCATCGTTTTGTTGAACACCCTTTTGTTCTTCAACACCAAATACTTCCAACTAAAGAATGTCAGTGAGCACCTGAAACTGTCCTTTGCCCATGTTATGAGGCGCACCCGAACTCTGAAGTATAATACTAAGATGACATATTTACGTTTTTTCCCACCCTTTCAAAAACAAGAGGTAGAATCAG ATAAATTATCAGTAGGCAAAAGGAAACGCAGTGAAGATGAGGAGGTTCCAACAGCAGTGGAAATGGCTGAAAACACAGATAATCCCCTCCGGTGTCCAGTCCGACTTTATGAATTTTACTTATCAAAATG TTCTGAAAGCGTGAAGCAGAGGAGTGATGTGTTCTACCTGCAGCCCGAGCGCTCCTGTGTTCCCAACAGCCCCATATGGTATTCCACGTTGCCAATAGACCCAGGAACCTTGGACATCATGTTAACAAGGATTCTTATGGTGAGGGAGGTACACGAAGAACTTGCCAAAGTCAAATCAGAGGACTCTGATATTGAGTTATCAGACTAA